The genomic DNA TCGTCTAAATCTCTTTGAGCACTGGAAAAACCTTGCGATATTTTAGCAGGGATTCCATGTCGAGCGACGCCGAAATTACACATTCTTTACCCGATTCCGCCTGCGCGATAACTTCACCTTGCGGGTTGATAATTTGTGAATTTCCTGTGTACTTTCCATCTGGCGAAACGCAGTTCACTGCGGCGACATACGCCTGGTTTTCGATGGCGCGAGCTTTGAGCAAAGTGTTCCAGTGATTGATTCTTGCTTCGGGCCAGGCGGCTTGCACCGTGAAGAGGTTCGCTCCCGCCTTTACGGCATCGCGGTAGAGTTCCGGGAAGCGCAGGTCGAAGCATATTGTCGGCGCGATGGTCCATTCGTTGATTTTGAATAAATTAATATTGTCGCCTGCGCGGAACTTTCCCTGTTCCATAAAGAAGGGCTTGCGCTTGTCGTAGTGTGCGTATTCCGTGGCATTGCCCGGCATATACACGCTCGCGTGATTCGTGAGCGGCGCCGTCCTAATATCGCAAGCATCCTTACCAGAAATTCCCGCACCCATGACTGCGCATCCCGTGCGGTTTGCTAGTTTGTACAAAAACTGCGCGGTTTCGCCTGCGCTATCGCTTGAAAAATCCTCGGCGGCGCTTTCCGGGTGCAGCGGAAGGTAGCCTGTGGCGAACATCTCGGGCAGCACGATGAGTCCCGCATTGGCTTTGCCTTCCAAAGAGCCGGCCTCCTTGCGGATCCCTTGCGTGAGCGCCTCGACCTTGGCGAAGTTTTTCG from Fibrobacter sp. UWR3 includes the following:
- a CDS encoding nitrilase-related carbon-nitrogen hydrolase, with the translated sequence MLEIFLVQMEVAPNDKAKNFAKVEALTQGIRKEAGSLEGKANAGLIVLPEMFATGYLPLHPESAAEDFSSDSAGETAQFLYKLANRTGCAVMGAGISGKDACDIRTAPLTNHASVYMPGNATEYAHYDKRKPFFMEQGKFRAGDNINLFKINEWTIAPTICFDLRFPELYRDAVKAGANLFTVQAAWPEARINHWNTLLKARAIENQAYVAAVNCVSPDGKYTGNSQIINPQGEVIAQAESGKECVISASLDMESLLKYRKVFPVLKEI